TTTCGCGAGAGCGGGCACGAGCACCTGAACGGCTCCCTGGTCGTCCCGATCTTCGACGAGACGGGCCAGGTGGTGGAGCTCTACGGGCGGAAGATCACCCCGCACCTGAGGAAGGGCACGCCGCTGCACCTGTACTTGCCGGGTCCGCATCGAGGCGTCTGGAACTGGCAGGCGCTGCGGGAGTCGAAGGAGATCATCCTCTGCGAGAGCCTGCTCGACGCGCTCACGTTTTGGTGTGCGGGCCACCGGAACGTCACCGCGGCCTACGGTGTGGAGGGCTTCACGGACGATCACCGTGAGGCCTTTCGGCGTCACGGCGTCGAGCGGGTGCTGATCGCCTACGATCGCGACGAGGCGGGAGAGCGCGCAGCGGACAAGCTCGCGCGGGAGCTGGGCGAGGCGGGGATCGCGACCGCGCGGGTGTTGTTTCCGAAGGGGATGGACGCGAACGAGTACGCGTTGAAGGTCGCCCCGGCGGACAAGAGCCTCGGCTTGGTGCTGCGGCAGGCGGTGTGGCTCGGGAGCGGCGAGACGCCGGCGGCGGAGCCCAGCGCTCGGGAGGAGGCGATCGCCGAGGCGTCGCCGGCGCCGGCGCCCACGCCAACGGCAGAGGAGACCCTTCCCTCCTTAGCTGCTTCTTCTGAGGAGCCGGTGCAGACGGCGGTGGCGGAGAGCGAAGGAGACGACATCGTTTTCCGGTTTGGAGATCGGCGCTGGCGAGTGCGGGGTCTGGACAAGAAAGCGGGGCCGGAGCAGTTGCGCGTCAACTTGCTGGTCGCCCGAGAAGGCGGGGGCTTTCACGTGGACACGCTGGAGCTGTACGCGGCGAGGCAGCGAGCGGTGTACGTGAAGCTTGCGGCGGAGGAGCTGGGGCTCGAGGAGCGCGTGATCAAGCACGAGCTCGGCCAGGTGCTGCTCGCGCTGGAGGAGCGGCAGGAGGCGGAGCGCGCGGCGGACAGCGCGAAGAAGCCGGCCACGATCAGCGACGCCGATCGCGCGGCGGCGCTCGAGCTTTTGCGGTCGCCGGGGCTCTGCGATCAGATCTTGGAAGACTTCCGCCGCATGGGCGTTGTCGGCGAAGAAACGAACAAGCTCGTCGGCTACCTGGCGGCGACGAGCCGGAAGCTGGAGGAGCCGCTGGCGGTGATCATCCAAAGCTCGAGCGCGGCGGGGAAGAGCTCGCTGATGGAGGCGGTGCTGAGCCTGATGCCCGTCGAGGAGCGGGTGCAGTACTCGGCGATGACGGGGCAGAGCCTCTTCTACATGGGCGAGAGTGATCTGGCGCACAAGATCCTGGCCATCGTCGAAGAGGAGGGAGCGGAGCGAGCGAGCTACGCGCTGAAGCTCCTGCAGAGCGAGGGGGAGCTGACGATCGCGAGCACGGGCAAGGATCCAGCGACGGGGCGGCTGGTGACGCAGGAGTACCGGGTGGAGGGGCCGGTGATGATCTTCCTGACGACGACGGCGATCGAGGTGGACGAAGAGCTTTTGAACCGCTGCATCGTGCTGACGGTGGACGAGGGACGGGAGCAGACGCGGGCGATCCACGATCGGCAGCGGCGAGCGCGGACGCTGGAGGGGGTGGTGAGCCGGCAAGAGCGCGGGCGGTTGATGGAGCTGCACCAGAACGCCCAGCGCTTGCTCAGGCCGCTTTCGGTCGTGAATCCGTACGCGGAGCAGCTCACGTTTCCCGATCACCGGACGCGGATGCGGCGGGACCACATGAAGTACCTGGCGCTGATCGAGGCCATCGCGCTGCTCCATCAATACCAGCGGGCGGTGCGAGAGGTGGAGCACCGGGGCACGAAGCTCCGGTACGTGGAGGTGACGAAGGCGGACATCGCGCTGGCGAATCGGCTGACGCACGAGGTGCTGGGGCGGAGCCTGGACGAGCTGCCGCCGCAGACGCGGCGCTTGCTGGGGCTGGTGGACGAGCTGGTGAGGGAAGAGACGAAGCGGCTGGGGCTCGAGCGCGGAGATTTTCGCTTTAGTCGCAGAGAGCTGCGCGACCGCACGGGCTGGGGCGACACGCAGCTCAAGGTGCACCTCGGGCGGCTGGTGGAGCTGGAGTACGTGCTGGTGCACCGCGGGCGGCAGGGGCAGAGCTACGGCTACGAGCTGTGCTGGAGCGCGAGCGAAGAGGACGGACCATTGCTGCCAGGTTTGATCGACGCGGAGGCGCTGGACGCGTCGTCTACGATTTCAACTTCGCGGGGGTCGAAGCCCAACTTCGCGGGGGGTGGTCGGCCCTCGGTCGGCCCCCGGTCGGGGGGTGGTCGGGGTGGCCAAGACGAGACGAAGCCGCAGCAAAACAGCGGCGCTCGTGATCTGAAGAGTGATCGCGCACAGAAAGCGCGCCGCGGGAACGGACAAGCGTCGTCGTACGTGCGCGGAGTCGTAGCGGTGCGGCGAGCGGATGCGAGCTGATGCCTCCGAAGCAGGGCAAGAAGAAGAAGGCGCCGCGGGTGATCGGCGATCCGCACGATCCGGAGGGCTTCGGTGTGTGGGTGCGTCGGTACCTGGAGTGGCTGGCGGTGCGGAACTACTCGCCGCGGACGGTGGGCAACGCGGAGTCGAGCCTGAGGCTCTTCGTGGAGTGGTGCGGAGCGCGGAGCCTGGTGAGGCCGGTGGAGCTGACGAAACCGATTCTGGAGCGCTACCAGCGGCACCTGTACCACCTCCGGCGCCCCGACGGCCGGCCGCAGCTGTCGTTTCGGTCGCAGCACGTGCGGCTGAGCGCGGTGCGGGGCTTCTTCCGGTGGCTGGTGAAACAGAACGTCCTATCCGCGAACCCCGCGAGCGAGCTCGAGCTGCCGCGGCTTCCGGCCCGGTTGCCGCGAGACGTGCTGACGGTGGCGGAGGTGGAGCGGGTGATGGCGCAGCCGGACACGCGGACGGCGGTGGGCGTGCGGGACCGGGCCATCGTCGAGGTCTTGTACTCGACGGGGATCCGGCGGAGCGAGGTGGTGGCTCTGAGGCTGAGCGACGTGGACGGAGAGCGCGGCACGCTGATGGTGCGCGAGGGCAAGGGACAGAAGGACCGGATGGTGCCTGTAGGGGAGCGCGCGCTCTCGTGGGTGAGTCGCTACCTGCGCGACGTGCGACCGGAGCTGGTGATGCCACCGGACTCTGGAGCGCTGTTTCTGACGACGCTGGGCGAGGCGCTCACGCCGGACTGGCTGACGCAGACGGTGCGGCGTTACGTGAAGGAAGCCGAGCTCGGCAAGAGCGGCGCCTGCCACATCTTCCGGCACACGATGGCGACGCTGATGCTCGAGGGCGGAGCGGACGTGCGCTACATCCAGGAGATGCTGGGGCACGTGCACCTGGACTCGACGCAGGTGTACACGCGCGTGAGCATCCGGAAGCTGAAGGCGATCCACGACGCGACGCACCCCGGAGCGAAGCTCGAGCGGCTGGCGAAGACGACGGGGCGACGCGAGCAAGGAGCTTCCGCACCGGCCGGGCCGGCCGAAACGCCCACGCCACCGGAACCCTCCTCGCGCTTGGCGGCGGGTCACGGCGACGAGCACGACGAGTGACGGTCGGCGAAGAGCGACGCGAGCCGCTCCGCCCCCCAGCGCGAGTCGCTCGCTCGGCGGTGCGCATAAGCCTGGCTTATGCGCACCGCCCAGCGTCCCGGGGCTTGCACCGCC
This portion of the Polyangiaceae bacterium genome encodes:
- the xerC gene encoding site-specific tyrosine recombinase XerC, which produces MPPKQGKKKKAPRVIGDPHDPEGFGVWVRRYLEWLAVRNYSPRTVGNAESSLRLFVEWCGARSLVRPVELTKPILERYQRHLYHLRRPDGRPQLSFRSQHVRLSAVRGFFRWLVKQNVLSANPASELELPRLPARLPRDVLTVAEVERVMAQPDTRTAVGVRDRAIVEVLYSTGIRRSEVVALRLSDVDGERGTLMVREGKGQKDRMVPVGERALSWVSRYLRDVRPELVMPPDSGALFLTTLGEALTPDWLTQTVRRYVKEAELGKSGACHIFRHTMATLMLEGGADVRYIQEMLGHVHLDSTQVYTRVSIRKLKAIHDATHPGAKLERLAKTTGRREQGASAPAGPAETPTPPEPSSRLAAGHGDEHDE